The following proteins come from a genomic window of Candidatus Obscuribacter sp.:
- the narH gene encoding nitrate reductase subunit beta, with the protein MDIRAQISMVFHLDKCIGCHTCSISCKNVWTDRAGAEYMWWNNVETKPGTGFPTLWEDQEHYKGGWQLKGQNERKLELRSQNKLDSFVKLFYNPNQPGLEDYYEPWTYTYSNLFDAPEGDDQPTAIPISQITGQPVEITAGPNWDDDLSGSTLYAANDFNLDELSDEEREQLFEIERISMMYLPRICNHCANPSCVASCPSGALYKRGEDGIVLINQDTCKGWRACISACPYKKIYYNWKTGKSEKCILCYPKLETGQIPNCFQSCVGRIRYLGVLLYDADRAAEVMRVPDNALVESQRTAICDPFDPKIIAAARANGVSEEFLKAAQDSPVYKYVMQWKIALPLHIEYRTMPMLFYVPALLPVMGKVESEVYENHGEHFFTSLEKSRLPIKYLARLFSAGNEQIIEGVMKKLMAVRYYKRSLSMEDLDVVTVSRIMREAHITPQEAEAIYQLTAIPTIDQRFVIPEIQREEAIESTCNPEICKGSCGLGISQQPGRGL; encoded by the coding sequence ATGGACATAAGAGCTCAAATATCAATGGTCTTCCATCTGGACAAGTGCATCGGTTGTCACACTTGCAGTATTTCCTGCAAAAACGTGTGGACCGATAGAGCCGGTGCTGAATACATGTGGTGGAACAACGTCGAAACCAAGCCTGGCACAGGCTTTCCGACCCTCTGGGAAGACCAGGAACACTATAAAGGTGGTTGGCAGCTAAAAGGACAAAACGAAAGGAAGCTTGAGCTACGCAGTCAAAATAAGCTCGACTCATTCGTCAAACTTTTCTACAACCCTAATCAACCAGGGCTGGAAGACTATTATGAACCGTGGACTTACACATACTCCAATCTGTTTGATGCACCCGAGGGCGACGATCAACCCACGGCAATTCCAATATCTCAAATAACTGGTCAACCTGTTGAAATCACGGCAGGACCGAATTGGGATGACGATCTTTCTGGATCAACTTTATATGCGGCTAATGACTTCAACTTAGATGAGCTATCTGATGAGGAGAGAGAGCAGCTTTTTGAAATTGAACGAATTTCAATGATGTACCTTCCGCGCATTTGCAATCATTGCGCCAATCCCAGTTGCGTTGCTTCTTGTCCCTCGGGAGCACTATACAAACGCGGCGAGGACGGTATAGTCCTGATCAATCAAGATACATGCAAGGGTTGGAGAGCCTGTATCTCAGCTTGCCCATACAAAAAAATCTACTACAACTGGAAAACCGGCAAATCAGAAAAATGTATCCTCTGCTATCCCAAGCTAGAGACCGGCCAGATACCAAATTGTTTTCAATCGTGCGTGGGCAGAATCCGCTACCTCGGCGTATTACTCTATGATGCTGACAGAGCGGCGGAAGTAATGAGGGTGCCGGACAATGCCCTGGTGGAATCTCAACGCACAGCCATCTGCGATCCCTTCGATCCCAAAATCATTGCAGCAGCAAGAGCCAATGGAGTAAGCGAGGAATTTCTCAAGGCTGCCCAAGACTCGCCAGTTTATAAATACGTCATGCAATGGAAAATCGCCCTGCCACTGCATATCGAATATCGCACAATGCCAATGCTCTTTTACGTACCTGCACTGCTGCCAGTAATGGGCAAGGTTGAAAGTGAAGTATACGAAAATCACGGCGAACATTTTTTTACAAGTCTAGAAAAATCACGCTTGCCAATCAAATATCTGGCGCGATTGTTTAGTGCTGGCAACGAACAGATTATCGAAGGCGTGATGAAAAAACTCATGGCTGTACGTTACTACAAGCGCTCCCTATCAATGGAAGACCTTGATGTAGTGACAGTCAGCCGCATCATGCGTGAAGCTCATATCACTCCACAAGAAGCAGAAGCAATCTATCAACTGACTGCGATTCCGACTATTGATCAACGCTTTGTCATACCAGAAATCCAACGAGAGGAAGCGATTGAGAGCACTTGCAATCCTGAAATCTGCAAAGGCTCATGCGGTCTAGGAATAAGCCAGCAGCCAGGGAGGGGTCTATGA
- the ric gene encoding iron-sulfur cluster repair di-iron protein, with amino-acid sequence MENLKLKSVGMLVVEQQLRAQVFDSLGIDYCCHGNQTLAQACTNKSLDATSVLDLIDKCDQAAISNKATHTWLDATITELTHHIQNTHHAYLKSELPQLVSLANKVAKVHGGKEQRLLQLNKILVDFKNEIDKHTLKEDTILFPYICKLDQSTTAIESPFGTVANPIHCMEAEHENAGDALFKFRELTNHYSAPAEACNSWRALLSGLENLDKDLRIHILIENSILFPRAIAKENEAATSREQSHKSKDS; translated from the coding sequence ATGGAAAACCTAAAGCTAAAATCCGTTGGCATGCTCGTTGTAGAACAACAATTGCGAGCCCAGGTTTTTGATAGCTTGGGTATAGACTACTGTTGCCATGGCAACCAAACCCTGGCACAAGCTTGCACTAATAAATCCCTCGATGCCACCAGCGTCTTAGACCTGATCGATAAATGCGATCAGGCGGCCATATCCAACAAAGCTACCCATACCTGGCTCGATGCAACCATTACCGAGTTAACCCATCACATCCAAAATACTCACCATGCTTATTTAAAAAGTGAGCTTCCTCAACTAGTGTCACTGGCTAACAAGGTTGCAAAAGTGCATGGAGGCAAAGAGCAAAGACTTTTGCAATTAAACAAAATACTGGTCGACTTCAAAAACGAAATAGACAAGCACACGCTAAAAGAAGACACCATACTCTTTCCTTACATTTGCAAACTAGACCAAAGCACCACGGCTATCGAATCGCCCTTTGGTACAGTCGCTAATCCAATTCACTGCATGGAAGCAGAGCATGAAAACGCCGGAGATGCATTATTTAAATTCAGAGAACTAACCAATCACTACTCAGCTCCGGCAGAAGCTTGCAATAGTTGGAGAGCCTTGCTAAGCGGTCTAGAAAACCTGGACAAAGATCTTCGAATCCACATACTAATAGAGAACTCAATTTTGTTCCCTCGCGCAATTGCCAAAGAAAACGAAGCCGCAACTTCTAGGGAGCAATCACATAAATCAAAAGACAGCTAG
- a CDS encoding thioredoxin family protein, translating to MALTYSTMLELGTSAPSFTLPDVVSGKSVSLEDFAGKKALLVMFICRHCPYVKHIELELAKIGLDYKDKDLGIVAISSNDAASYPADAPDSLAQWALNLGFEFALLYDQTQEVAQSYTAACTPNLFVFDGERKLIYRGQLDDSRPSNGLPVTGSDLRGALDALLSGQPQLLEQKPSVGCNIKWRAGNEPKI from the coding sequence ATGGCTTTGACTTATTCGACCATGCTTGAGCTTGGTACCAGTGCTCCCTCTTTTACTTTGCCCGATGTGGTGAGCGGCAAGAGTGTTAGTCTGGAGGATTTTGCAGGCAAAAAGGCACTACTAGTGATGTTTATTTGTCGTCACTGCCCTTATGTCAAACACATAGAATTAGAGCTGGCAAAAATTGGACTGGACTATAAAGATAAAGATCTTGGCATTGTCGCTATCTCCAGTAATGATGCCGCTAGCTATCCAGCTGACGCTCCTGATTCCCTGGCTCAGTGGGCTTTGAATTTGGGCTTTGAATTTGCTCTTTTATATGATCAAACACAAGAGGTGGCACAGAGCTATACAGCGGCTTGCACACCAAACCTCTTCGTTTTTGATGGTGAGCGTAAACTGATTTATCGCGGACAGCTCGATGATAGTAGACCTTCTAATGGTTTGCCTGTTACAGGCAGCGATTTACGTGGTGCTCTTGATGCGCTCTTATCTGGTCAGCCACAGCTCTTAGAGCAAAAGCCCAGTGTTGGCTGCAATATCAAATGGCGCGCTGGTAACGAGCCAAAGATTTGA
- a CDS encoding 2-dehydropantoate 2-reductase → MKIAIMGTGGVGGLFGARLAAAGAEVTFIARGEHLKAIQQNGLQIISEMRGDTLVKPASAVANVEGLAPVDFVFVTVKLWDTESAIETIRPIVGKDTAVISFQNGIARDAMLKAAFGEEHVIGGISYVGATILAPGIIEQKGTFQKLVFGEYSGVKTGRIQALADLCHKADIEAVVPDDIAVALWEKFVVLVAMSSLTAATRQTIGPVRQNSQSRALLHDVLNEVYNVGIASGVKLPADVVSRQIQYLDTVAPDVTASMEYDLRQGNKLELPWLAGSVVEMGQKLNVPTPVCRVICGILSPYVGGTKK, encoded by the coding sequence ATGAAAATTGCCATCATGGGCACAGGCGGAGTTGGCGGCTTATTTGGCGCCAGACTTGCCGCTGCCGGTGCCGAAGTTACCTTTATAGCTAGAGGTGAGCACCTCAAGGCAATACAGCAAAATGGTTTGCAGATTATTAGTGAAATGCGCGGAGATACACTGGTCAAACCAGCCAGTGCAGTAGCAAATGTTGAGGGACTAGCGCCCGTTGATTTTGTTTTTGTCACAGTCAAGCTCTGGGACACCGAGAGTGCTATTGAGACTATTCGACCAATTGTTGGCAAAGATACTGCTGTTATATCCTTCCAAAATGGTATCGCGCGTGATGCTATGCTAAAAGCTGCTTTTGGTGAAGAGCATGTCATTGGTGGTATCAGTTATGTCGGTGCCACCATCCTGGCTCCAGGCATAATTGAGCAAAAGGGTACCTTTCAGAAGCTAGTTTTTGGTGAGTATTCTGGTGTCAAAACCGGTCGTATCCAGGCTCTGGCTGACCTTTGTCATAAAGCCGATATCGAGGCGGTGGTACCAGATGATATCGCTGTAGCGCTCTGGGAAAAATTTGTAGTACTGGTGGCGATGAGTTCTTTGACTGCCGCTACCAGGCAGACAATTGGTCCGGTGCGTCAAAATTCGCAAAGCCGGGCGTTGCTCCATGACGTGCTCAATGAAGTCTATAATGTCGGTATCGCCAGTGGTGTCAAGCTGCCTGCTGATGTGGTCAGTCGTCAAATCCAGTATCTAGATACTGTAGCGCCAGATGTGACCGCCAGTATGGAGTATGATCTTAGACAAGGTAATAAGCTTGAGCTGCCCTGGCTAGCTGGCTCCGTGGTGGAGATGGGGCAAAAGCTCAATGTTCCGACACCGGTTTGTAGAGTGATTTGCGGTATTTTGTCGCCTTATGTTGGCGGCACTAAAAAATAA
- a CDS encoding MoaD/ThiS family protein: protein MTVFNVKISYFAILRDETGLSSERLETSAQTAAALFDEINLRYHFSLNSNRLRVAINDCFVDWQTNLKDNDEIVFIPPVAGG from the coding sequence ATGACTGTATTTAACGTCAAAATTTCCTATTTTGCCATACTTCGCGATGAAACCGGACTTAGCAGTGAACGGCTTGAAACCTCAGCGCAAACAGCTGCAGCACTATTTGACGAAATCAATTTAAGATACCATTTCAGCTTAAACAGTAACAGACTGAGAGTGGCTATCAACGACTGTTTTGTAGATTGGCAAACAAACCTCAAAGACAACGACGAAATTGTATTCATTCCACCGGTCGCTGGTGGTTAA
- a CDS encoding carboxymuconolactone decarboxylase family protein, with amino-acid sequence MNKIPTRFVNFQKSYPDLFQAYEELGKQASVAGPLDKKQIALIKLGIACGAKMEGAVHSHCRRSLEAGASPDEVRHAVLLTVTTLGFPSMMACLSWVDEVLNSER; translated from the coding sequence ATGAACAAAATACCAACACGATTTGTCAATTTCCAGAAGTCCTATCCTGACCTCTTTCAAGCCTACGAAGAGTTGGGTAAGCAAGCTAGTGTGGCAGGTCCACTGGATAAAAAACAGATTGCCTTGATCAAGTTAGGTATAGCTTGTGGTGCCAAAATGGAAGGAGCGGTGCATTCACACTGTCGCCGATCACTGGAGGCTGGCGCCAGTCCTGATGAAGTCAGACACGCCGTCCTGCTTACTGTTACTACTCTGGGTTTTCCTTCTATGATGGCTTGTCTCTCCTGGGTGGATGAAGTCCTAAATTCTGAGCGTTAA
- a CDS encoding Rrf2 family transcriptional regulator produces the protein MISQTSEYALRAMVFLAMRESAATGQEIAEVTRVPAGYLSKIMQQLVKAKLVGSQRGIGGGFHLLKTPGEISILDVVNSVDPIEQLTSCPLGIESHGFTLCPLHHRLSEATAQLERAFAESYLSELVQESKNPLCASVPLTSRDDCSIEQP, from the coding sequence ATGATTTCACAGACATCCGAGTACGCATTGCGCGCCATGGTGTTTTTGGCGATGCGTGAGTCGGCCGCTACAGGGCAGGAGATTGCTGAAGTAACCAGGGTGCCGGCCGGATATCTCAGCAAGATTATGCAGCAACTGGTCAAAGCCAAGCTTGTGGGTTCGCAAAGGGGAATTGGTGGCGGTTTTCACCTGTTGAAAACCCCGGGTGAAATTTCCATTTTGGATGTAGTTAACTCTGTGGATCCTATCGAACAACTTACTTCTTGCCCACTTGGGATTGAAAGTCATGGTTTTACGCTTTGCCCTTTGCATCACCGCCTTTCCGAGGCAACGGCCCAATTGGAGCGTGCTTTTGCTGAATCATATTTGAGTGAGCTTGTGCAAGAGTCTAAGAATCCGCTCTGTGCAAGTGTGCCATTAACTTCTCGGGATGATTGCTCTATAGAGCAGCCTTAA
- the narJ gene encoding nitrate reductase molybdenum cofactor assembly chaperone produces the protein MSLQMGTKKGLALAQLGQLLYYPRQSYQAAVLLASISVSRDYPSVSKALGQFAKTCQTKSLQDLEEIYTSTFDLAAICSPYITGYIYGDESYDRGTLMAQFSAQYDEIGFDTNGELPDHLALVLCYASWLDNEALDELITYCLLEPVKAMVEKLKDSNNPYFNLLSAVLILVQDKDGGRNTDD, from the coding sequence ATGAGTCTGCAGATGGGCACAAAAAAGGGACTAGCCCTGGCACAGCTAGGCCAACTGCTCTACTATCCGCGTCAGTCCTACCAAGCAGCAGTGCTCCTTGCCTCCATTTCTGTGAGCCGGGACTATCCTAGTGTCAGCAAAGCACTCGGACAGTTTGCCAAAACTTGTCAGACAAAATCACTTCAAGACCTGGAAGAAATTTACACATCGACCTTTGATCTAGCGGCTATTTGCAGCCCCTATATCACAGGATACATCTATGGCGACGAAAGTTATGATCGCGGCACTCTGATGGCACAATTTAGCGCTCAGTATGACGAAATCGGCTTTGACACTAACGGTGAGCTTCCAGACCACCTTGCTCTGGTACTCTGCTATGCCAGCTGGCTCGATAACGAAGCACTCGATGAACTGATCACATATTGCTTGCTTGAGCCAGTCAAAGCAATGGTCGAAAAACTAAAAGACTCAAATAATCCATACTTCAACCTGCTATCAGCAGTCCTAATTTTGGTGCAAGACAAAGACGGAGGCAGAAACACCGATGATTGA
- the narI gene encoding respiratory nitrate reductase subunit gamma — protein sequence MIDTLLFIVLPYLAVVLCIFGSIYRVRKAPMTYSALSSQFLESKGLMWGSLPWHIGITIILLAHFVAFAVPGFWQSIVASHTALIIIESIGMSLSVLCLFGLLILTIRRLTSAKLQAVTSVMDLVVIALLFIQVALGAATAMHCKWGSAWCSGTTTPYLWSLLTLHPDPSYIADLPLIVKGHILGGWLFILVIPFSRLIHMFAVPIEYLFRPPQNVVWTNPRKFAQAGETFQSDEVRRHFVQAAAGILFGGSLLSIGTFRNIFSFFFGPRLSVKEETELMETRLHRLESTADQRKLELQRQASNYILICNLTELNAENGKYFIDYKMQPGIAFMGEDGLPLLISAKCTHLGCTVGNKVDANGKILCPCHVSFFDIKTGQPDPGAPAKEPLAHLGWVLMDERGKVLAQRDNSGTTTGTITSQTQTTARVYIAKNREDKA from the coding sequence ATGATTGACACTCTGCTCTTTATTGTTTTGCCCTATTTAGCAGTAGTACTCTGTATCTTTGGCTCCATTTATAGAGTGCGAAAAGCACCAATGACATACTCGGCACTTTCTTCTCAATTCTTGGAGAGCAAGGGGTTGATGTGGGGCTCACTACCCTGGCACATTGGCATCACAATAATCTTATTAGCCCACTTCGTGGCCTTTGCCGTACCAGGTTTTTGGCAAAGCATAGTAGCCTCGCACACTGCCTTGATCATCATCGAATCAATCGGGATGAGCTTATCCGTCCTCTGCCTCTTTGGACTCCTAATCCTGACGATAAGGAGACTAACCTCAGCTAAGCTTCAAGCAGTAACTAGCGTAATGGATCTTGTGGTGATCGCACTCTTGTTTATCCAGGTAGCTTTAGGAGCAGCAACGGCAATGCACTGCAAATGGGGTAGCGCCTGGTGTAGTGGCACTACAACACCATACCTGTGGAGTCTTCTGACACTGCACCCGGACCCAAGCTATATTGCCGATTTACCACTAATAGTAAAGGGACACATCCTGGGTGGATGGCTCTTTATTCTAGTGATTCCATTTTCACGTTTAATCCACATGTTTGCTGTCCCCATCGAGTACCTATTTCGTCCGCCACAAAACGTTGTCTGGACCAATCCTCGCAAGTTCGCTCAAGCAGGTGAAACATTTCAATCTGATGAGGTAAGGAGACACTTTGTTCAAGCAGCAGCTGGCATACTTTTCGGTGGCTCACTTTTATCTATCGGCACATTCCGCAACATCTTCTCTTTCTTTTTTGGACCACGCCTCTCAGTCAAAGAAGAAACAGAGCTCATGGAGACCCGCCTGCACAGACTGGAATCCACCGCTGATCAGCGCAAGCTAGAATTGCAAAGACAAGCATCAAATTACATTCTAATTTGCAATCTAACCGAACTAAATGCCGAAAACGGCAAATACTTCATCGACTATAAGATGCAACCAGGTATAGCCTTTATGGGTGAGGACGGCTTACCTCTGTTGATTTCGGCAAAATGTACTCATCTAGGCTGTACTGTCGGCAACAAAGTCGATGCAAATGGCAAAATCCTATGCCCCTGCCATGTATCGTTTTTTGATATCAAAACAGGTCAACCAGATCCAGGCGCACCAGCCAAGGAACCGCTAGCACATCTCGGCTGGGTACTGATGGACGAGCGCGGTAAGGTTCTGGCACAACGCGACAACAGCGGCACAACGACAGGCACAATCACAAGTCAAACCCAAACTACCGCCCGAGTCTATATTGCCAAAAATCGGGAGGACAAAGCATGA
- the moaA gene encoding GTP 3',8-cyclase MoaA, which produces MNIPNKLIDSFGREHTYLRIAVTDRCNLRCNYCLPLKGVVWKNRTELLSNDEILRLARLFVSVGITKIRLTGGEPMVRSDLPELVRKLSGLAGLQTLAMTTNATLLTEHAAALKASGLQCINISLDTFKRERFAAITGSDQLEIVMAGIARAIACQFDSIKLNVVVMAGVNDDEVIEFVDFAHKHDINVRFIEYMPFKDNNWSNASVVTYKDLKARIEGKYLLSPVQAKTGDVAKDFNIEGAGQVGFITSMSESFCDTCNRLRLTAEGTIKTCLFYPAETNLRDAMREGASDENIRNMIGQALTSKPKAHPPAEEIATSENRAMIEIGG; this is translated from the coding sequence ATGAACATCCCCAACAAACTAATAGATAGCTTCGGGCGAGAGCATACATATTTGCGCATCGCAGTAACAGATCGCTGCAATTTGAGATGCAATTATTGCCTGCCACTCAAGGGCGTTGTCTGGAAAAACAGAACCGAATTGCTGAGTAATGATGAAATTTTGAGACTGGCAAGGCTTTTTGTGTCCGTGGGCATCACCAAAATTAGACTCACCGGCGGAGAGCCGATGGTACGAAGTGATCTACCCGAGCTAGTACGAAAGTTAAGCGGTTTAGCCGGACTGCAAACACTGGCCATGACGACCAATGCCACCTTACTAACTGAGCACGCAGCGGCACTTAAAGCTAGCGGTCTACAGTGCATCAACATATCACTGGATACTTTCAAAAGAGAGCGTTTCGCTGCCATCACCGGCAGTGACCAGCTAGAAATAGTGATGGCGGGAATAGCCAGAGCCATAGCCTGCCAATTTGACAGCATCAAACTCAATGTTGTTGTAATGGCGGGGGTCAATGATGATGAAGTCATTGAATTTGTAGACTTCGCACACAAACACGACATCAACGTCCGCTTCATTGAGTACATGCCATTTAAGGACAATAACTGGAGCAACGCAAGTGTAGTTACCTACAAAGACCTGAAAGCCCGCATAGAAGGAAAGTACTTGCTCTCTCCAGTCCAAGCAAAAACCGGAGATGTAGCAAAGGACTTCAATATAGAAGGAGCAGGGCAAGTTGGTTTTATTACTTCAATGTCAGAAAGTTTTTGTGACACTTGCAACCGCTTGCGCCTTACGGCGGAAGGGACAATCAAAACCTGCCTGTTCTACCCAGCGGAAACCAATCTGCGCGACGCTATGAGGGAAGGGGCATCTGATGAAAACATACGCAATATGATAGGGCAAGCTCTTACATCAAAACCCAAAGCACATCCACCGGCTGAAGAAATCGCCACTAGCGAAAACAGAGCAATGATTGAGATCGGTGGCTAA
- a CDS encoding cytochrome b N-terminal domain-containing protein: protein MISLTKAFGLVSTFVSERFPTDKLNYHAMVEKKEVPIHSMSWGYYTGGMTMFFFGIQVLTGLFLLFYYQPTVSDANISVEYINKYVTCGALIRNMHAWSSSGMILFAMVHLLTAFAMKSFVKPREITWIAGVLLLFITFTFGFTGYLLPWNQIAVNATKVGLQSVEYVGQYLPGQLAEVPRILRETFQGESSVGQSTLGRFYALHVVILPLLLVGLLGLHLLSVQLHGMSQGVDQAAKKSEKFVSIFVFKDLTLWSSAFLVLFIMASCIPFESFLSYPLLAPFNALGSTPGGIKPEWYFFFVYYPLELLPFWVILLASVVLVAILMAAPWIFKGTSRKTLQLLAGLASIYLIVMTVFGEQIYEFYKH, encoded by the coding sequence ATGATCAGTCTGACTAAAGCATTTGGTCTCGTTTCGACTTTTGTAAGTGAGCGTTTTCCCACTGACAAGCTCAACTATCACGCCATGGTTGAGAAGAAAGAAGTACCAATTCATAGCATGAGCTGGGGATATTACACCGGTGGAATGACCATGTTCTTCTTTGGCATTCAAGTCCTTACCGGACTGTTTCTACTCTTTTACTACCAGCCTACAGTAAGCGATGCCAACATCTCGGTAGAATACATCAACAAGTACGTTACCTGCGGTGCTCTGATACGCAACATGCATGCCTGGTCATCATCTGGCATGATTCTTTTCGCCATGGTCCATCTGCTCACAGCTTTTGCTATGAAGAGCTTTGTCAAACCTCGCGAGATCACCTGGATTGCCGGTGTACTCCTCTTATTTATTACCTTTACTTTTGGCTTTACCGGCTATCTTTTGCCCTGGAATCAAATTGCAGTCAACGCTACCAAAGTCGGCTTACAATCAGTTGAATATGTCGGTCAATATCTCCCCGGGCAGCTAGCCGAAGTACCCCGCATACTGCGAGAAACTTTTCAGGGAGAATCCAGCGTCGGTCAATCCACTCTCGGTCGCTTCTATGCACTACATGTAGTCATTTTGCCGCTGCTGCTGGTCGGCTTGCTTGGACTCCACCTTTTGTCGGTGCAACTACATGGCATGAGCCAAGGGGTCGATCAAGCGGCTAAAAAATCAGAAAAATTCGTCAGTATTTTTGTCTTCAAAGACCTGACACTCTGGTCCAGTGCCTTTCTCGTGCTCTTTATAATGGCCAGTTGCATACCATTCGAATCATTTCTCTCATATCCTCTACTAGCACCATTTAACGCGTTGGGGTCTACTCCAGGAGGAATAAAACCGGAGTGGTACTTCTTCTTTGTCTACTATCCACTAGAGCTCTTGCCATTTTGGGTGATACTCCTGGCCAGTGTAGTTCTGGTGGCGATACTAATGGCGGCGCCATGGATATTTAAGGGCACCAGCCGCAAAACCCTGCAATTGCTTGCCGGACTAGCGTCTATCTATCTGATAGTTATGACTGTATTTGGTGAGCAAATCTATGAATTTTATAAACACTGA
- a CDS encoding 6-phosphofructokinase — MKHIGIITSGGDCGGLNGVIKGAALLALSKGMTAYIIPNGYAGLYNLVDIKSLTKLTPERIEAIDVFLAGSEAGNSRVKVSKIKDEKKYERIKEGLKKHNLDALVIAGGDDTGSVVADLSAQGIPCVHAPKTMDLDLMPYSVGGDSTINRIAEAVRDLRTTGRTHNRIIVMEVFGRYAGHTAFRGGVAADADAVLIPEVPVDFDVLYKHIKDKFIKRIKESDVHAGTAMIVVAEGLRDASGNELVDMTSTPDSFGHRKLMGAGRYVVKQIEDRIKADSEVKDFMKATGQFVEGVYEIPEVREIRPSHLVRCGFSSAVDANFGLEVGAGAVELVSRGTFGVTVASYRGGNLEYMDVKDAIVQRHVDTNDVALYESLGVSFGRKPEAAAVSPKKISGTPVRVY, encoded by the coding sequence GTGAAGCACATTGGAATTATCACATCGGGCGGAGACTGCGGTGGTCTTAACGGTGTCATCAAAGGTGCCGCACTACTGGCTCTCAGCAAAGGCATGACGGCTTATATCATCCCCAATGGCTATGCTGGTCTTTACAATCTGGTTGATATCAAGAGCTTAACCAAACTAACGCCGGAGCGCATCGAAGCAATTGACGTGTTTTTGGCCGGTAGTGAGGCTGGTAACTCCAGAGTAAAAGTCTCAAAGATCAAAGACGAAAAGAAATATGAACGCATCAAAGAAGGTCTCAAAAAGCACAATCTTGACGCTCTGGTAATTGCTGGTGGTGATGACACAGGCTCAGTGGTAGCCGACTTATCGGCCCAGGGCATTCCCTGTGTGCACGCGCCAAAAACCATGGATCTGGACCTGATGCCCTATAGTGTAGGTGGCGACAGCACAATCAACCGTATCGCCGAAGCAGTGCGGGACCTGCGCACCACTGGTCGCACCCACAACCGCATCATCGTAATGGAAGTATTTGGTCGCTATGCCGGTCACACAGCCTTTAGAGGCGGTGTGGCAGCAGACGCAGACGCTGTGCTCATACCAGAAGTACCGGTCGATTTTGATGTGCTCTACAAACATATCAAAGACAAATTTATCAAACGCATCAAAGAAAGCGATGTCCACGCCGGTACCGCCATGATAGTAGTGGCCGAGGGTCTACGCGATGCCTCAGGCAATGAACTTGTGGACATGACAAGTACTCCTGACTCTTTTGGTCACCGCAAACTTATGGGTGCTGGACGTTATGTCGTCAAGCAAATCGAAGACCGCATCAAAGCCGACAGCGAAGTCAAAGACTTTATGAAAGCAACAGGACAATTTGTAGAGGGTGTCTACGAAATCCCAGAAGTGCGCGAAATCCGCCCCAGTCACCTGGTGCGCTGTGGCTTTAGCTCCGCAGTCGACGCCAACTTTGGTCTGGAAGTTGGAGCAGGAGCTGTGGAACTGGTAAGCAGAGGCACATTTGGTGTGACCGTAGCCAGCTATCGCGGCGGCAATCTTGAATACATGGACGTCAAAGACGCCATTGTACAGAGACATGTCGATACCAACGACGTAGCTCTCTATGAGTCATTGGGGGTCTCTTTTGGTCGCAAACCAGAGGCGGCAGCGGTATCTCCTAAAAAGATCAGCGGCACTCCTGTGAGAGTCTATTAA